Below is a genomic region from Rhinolophus sinicus isolate RSC01 linkage group LG11, ASM3656204v1, whole genome shotgun sequence.
CACCAGTAGCCTCACTAAATCTGAGCTCTGAGGAGGGGTGGGCGGGGGGCTCCAGAGCCCACCTCTTCCGGGCGCTGAGCAGGTTCTCCAGGATCTGGGGCAGCAGCCCCTTCCGCACCGACGTCTTTACAAACTCGTCCCCAGTGGGTGTCTTGATGAACTGGTCCTCAGTCAGGCTGTGTCGGAAGATGGTGGGGGGTGATGCTCGGCCTCCCCACTTTCCCCCACCTCTCACgtgtccccttccctccccactatatctgggtccccagccccaccctgcctgCGTGGGCCCCTGGGCAGTGTAGGGTTCCACGTGCTGAAGGAGGGCGCCATACCCCAGTTTCTGGGCAGCCCCAGGCCGCAGGAGCGTGGTGTAACACAGGTTATGGGCCATCATGATGGATGGATACAGCGAGGAAAAGTCCAGGGTGGCGATGGGGACGTCATAGTACCTGGGAGGGCCGAAAGGAGTCAGGGACGAGACCCGCACCATGACCCCACCCAGACACACGGCTGCAGGGCCTCACCCTTTGAGGGGCTCAATGACTGTGGCTCCTGTGTAGTCCTCGCCGCCCTCTGTCTTTACCACAGGCATCAGCAGACCCTCGCGCATGGCCTGGGAGAGCGGAAGGTGGCAAATGGAGTGTGGGCATGGTCACGATTGCTCTGactggaaggaggaggagacggGAGGGGCTGCCACGAGTGACCAGAGGCCGCCCTGGGGTCTGCCCACTGACCTGCCGCAGCAGCTGGGACACAACTTTGACCTGCTGGCCACGGGTGAGCAGGTAGCCGAGGGGTACACCAGTGACACGTGCCATCTCCATGGCGTTCACCAGTACCATGAGCCGCTCCAGCAGCCGCAGTGGCAAGAAGGCATCCTTGAGGCAGTACACTGCCAGGCGGCGGCGTGTCTGGTCATTTCCGTTCTGGGGACAGGCACCAGTAGTgtcaggagggcagggagagggagagggtcTGGGTGGGGAGCGGGTGGAAGGAGGAGGTCAAGGAGTTGTCAGggtcagagggaggagggagcaagCTGAAGGGCTGGTGTGGATGAGACAGGGGCAGGTGGCAGCATCAAGGTCACGTGAGTGGGCAGGACTGCGGAGTCACACCTGTAAGGTGAGGTCAGAGGTTGGGGGCAGGAGGTTAAGGTGAAGGTCAGGAATACAGATGGGAAGtggaagtccaaggtcatgaGGACAGGAGCAAGGCTGAGGTCAGAGTAGGTGACGGGGGGAGAGCAGGAGCAGGATGCGGCTCAGCGGTTGGGACAGGAGGCGGAAGGTGGGGTCAGTGGTCCCGGGCTGGGGGCACCTGCAGGTCGGTGATGATGCTGTGCTGTACGTCCTCCTTCTGCTCGCCCAGGAAGTGGAAGCTTACGGCGTTGAGCGTGTAGGAGCGGAGCTTGTATTCCCGCAGCagcacctggggtgggggggcagggtcGGTCCACGCCCTGGGCCGCGGCCCCACAAGGCCCGGGCCCCTCTGCCCACCGGGACCAGCCGTACCTGCAGCATGTCCATCTGCACGCGGCCCACCATGCTGACCACCTTGCTGTCCCGCCGGCCGGTCTGCTTTGACTGGAAGGACGAGTCCCGGATGGTAGAGCGGAGGTTGATCACGCGGCCCAGGAAGGGGAACCTGTGCACCTGGGGTAGAGCACGGGGGCAGCTGCAGAGGGGGCCCTGGCCTGGAAGCCCCAGGCCTGTGCCAAAGGAACGGAGACCAGGACATGCACTTCAATGCAGCCCTCTGCCTGCTGGGGGCAGCTCTGGTGCAAAGACCCTCAGGGGCTGGGCGGGCATGGACTGGACAGGACAGACAGGAGACAGGGACCGGAAGTCGGGGGTCTGACAGCTATGGGGGAAAGGCAGTAAGGATGGTGCCCAGTGGCTGGGGGGCTGCACCCAGACAGGAAGCTGGACGAGGAGATGGGACAATGCTGAGCTCAGTGGGGGGGCAGTGGGTACACGGGGTAGGGGTCTGGGGGACAGCCAGGCAGCAGCACAGAGAGCTAGGTTTGGGTTCAGGAGAGGGGTCTGTGCTGGAGACGGGGACCTGGGAGGGACCTGGAGAGGAGGCCTGAGCTGGGCTGGAGCAACAGggtggaaggggggaggggagcagtggCCCAGGCTGACGGGAGGACTCGCCCTGGAGCTGTTACGGGCCATAAGTATGGTTTTCCTTGTTTCATTACAAAATTGGCCACacatggagaaaaggagaaaataatacaatataccCCCTGTTATAAGTTGAACTGTGTTTCCCCCCAGAAATGTTGAAGTCCCAACCCGCCCctgaacctcagaatgtgacctcatttggaaacaGTCTTTGCAGGTGAttaagttaagatgaagtcacaGGGTGGGCCTGGTCCCATATGACTGTGTGCTCAGAACAAGGGGAAATCTGAGCAGAGACGGGCAGAGGGAGACATGATAGAGACAGGGAACGTCCGAggctaccagaagctaggagagaggcctcaggaggaacCAACCCTGCAGCACCATGACGTCAGACTGTGAGACGATGCAGGTCTGTGGTACTTTGCATGGCAGGCGTAGCAGGCTAACACAGCCCATACACTCGCACCCAAGTTCAACAAGCACTAGGGTTTTGCCACATACTTCGAGGAAACCCCCCCTTTCCTTATTTTTGCTGATGTATTTTAAAGCCTAGAACACAAGGCCATGCACCCCTGCACGCTTCAGTCTGCACCCCTGAATACACAAGCCTTTTCTTACTTAATCATAAATGCCCTCCCTGCTTTTGCAAACACCACCGTAACTTTCTGGACTTTGAGCAGGGCCGGGACAGGGTAAACGGGCTTTTCGGGGATGCCTCTGGGGGTGGCGGGCTGCAGGTACACAGCCAGGTGGACCTCTGAGGGGACAGCCACCAGGGAGTAGGTGAGGCGAGGTACACAGTAGCCGCCCACACCGAGCCTCAGGGCgagcctcccccctcccccccacccccggcactACCTTGAGGGTCTGGGCCCGGGAGATGAGGTACGGGAGGTCGAAGTTCTGGATGTTGTAGCCAGTAATCACGTCGGGGTCCATGGTGCGGATGAAggctgcccaggcctggggcGGGGAGCACACAGGGTCACGCTGCTGGTAACCGTCATCACCCCCTGCCATGGGTCCCTCCCACTCCTAGGATGTTCCAGAAGCCCCCAAGAGTAGCCCTAGAGCCCTCCTGCCCATGGTAGAAAGATCGGGCAAGTGCTCCTGGGAATAATGCAGAAGCCAGAGGGGAAACGCTGAAGGGATCTGAACCCACGGACACAGCTCTCAGGAGCAGGGGCCATGCCCACGAGAGCTCAGAAAACGGCTCCGCACCTGCGATGTGGACGTCAGGGTGGGGAGTGCTGAGGAAAAGGGGGGGACGTGGAACAAGAACCACCTGGAGAAGCTCCTCCTCCCGCTCGTAGCTCTGCACCTTAGCGCCCAGGATGGGGGCGCAGGGCCTCAGGGTGAGCGCCAGGCGCAGGAAGGGTTCCGGCTCGCCCCAGCGCAGGCCCAGCGAGCAGATCTGGATCACAGGGTCCCGCTCGGGCTCGGGGAAGATGCCTGCACAAGGAAGGGGATGCAGGGGACCTGACGCCTCCTCTCCCTCATGACACACCAGGTGGCTGAACCTCCAAATCTCCCTCAGCCTGTCCactcctctccatctccactgcctgCAGACCCTGTGTGACCCATCCTGGCTTCCCATCGCCCTTCatctcctgccctctcccctccctcactcAGAGTGGGAtggtcctgcctcagggcctttgcacttgctgctctcTCTGTGGGGAATGCTCTCCAGGCCCCAGGGACAGACCTTTGCGGCCAGCGCACTCAATGTCAAAGCTAAGTACACGCAGGGGTGCGATTCGCTGCCACTGCCCTTCTGGCGGGTGACTGACCACGTCTGACCACAGCACATCTACCTCCAGCTGACACAGCGTGGCCTGTGGGGACAGGGTGTGTTAGTGGCTGCAGGGTCCTGGATCCATGCCCCCTACCCCTGGGGAGCCCTGTACCTTCTTCTCCAGCCTCAGGACGTATTTCCCAGCAGGGAGTTCCAGCCAATTGCAGCCCACGATGTCTGCGTCTACCATGAACCTGGGGAGGAATGAGGTCAGTGGGCAGAAGCCAACCTGGGGAGAGTGGGCAGAGGGTGGAGAAGTGAGGCAGGGGCTGTACCGGATCTCAAAGTCAACGTTGGCCTCGTATGGTGCAAAGCTGGGTGTGCCCAGGCCTGCCACACGGACACCCTGCTCCAGGAGGCGGCGGGCAGGCGCCACGAGTCGGGGCAGCGCCAGGGTGATGCGCAGAAACTGGGAGGGGCCATGCCCCTGGTACCCGAACATGCCTGCAGACAGAGGAGGCTGGCACCAGCCCAGAGGGACCCCTACCCGCTCGGCCCCCGGGGAAGATACTTACTCTCCCGGGTGCATAGCTCCACAGCCAGCACGGCTGGCCCTGTGAGCTCCTTCCCCCCTCGATGGTCCCGGCTGATGGCTGTGTTCAGCTCCTGCTGCAGCTCACTCAGGTGCTGGGGCCCAAAACCTGGGGTTGGGAGGTCTGGTCAGAAGCACAGGGGCCACCAGGTGGCCAGGGGCCAGGAGGGATCTTCTGGGTGGGGGCCACTCACCAGGAGGCGCTGGAGTGTAGAAGTAGGGCGCAAAGCCGTGGATGTGGCAGCAGACAGACACGCCCTCATCAGTGACCCCAAATGCACGGAGCACAGGCACAGAGCTGTGGGACAGCGGCGGTGCCCCAGGCAGGGGCTGCGCTGGGCCTGGGAGTGTCACATGGTAAGGCAGGACTGCCCCTCAGATTCCTCAAAGGCTCACCTCCCCAGCCTCTCCTGTGCTGGGAACACAGCCCCACGGCAGTAGCTTGGGGCACTCCTGCCGAGATCAACCTTCTGCACTGTTCCCTCAGCCCTGCTGCTTCCCCTAGTCCCCCTACAGGCCATTTTCCACCCCACAGCTAGAGGGAACCCCCGCCtgtttttgcaaaacaaaaaaaattttcttttaaacagtaaaatcaaCTTGGTGTGTGTGTAGTATCATGAACTTTAACGTATGTATAGATTTGTGTAAACACCACCAAAATCGGGTACAAGACCATTCTGTCGGTCTAAATAGCTCCCTTGAGCTGCCCCTTTGCAATCACatgtccctcccaccccaagccCGGCACCTGTGCCCCGAACCCCCTGCCACTCTCCTTGGTGCCCGTCCTGGGCACCCCATCCCTGTCCCTCCCTCTCACAGCCCTGGGCACTGGGCAGAGACTGCCTGTGACAATCTCCTCCCACCCACCAGGGCGCTCTCCCAGTCTCACCCACATAATGGTCAATCTCCAACTGCTGGAAGATGAGGGGTTCGGTGCAGGGGTCCAGGTGGGGCGGGGTGGGCCGACGCCAGCGGGCATCTAAGGCTGTTGCAGAGAACTGCCCTGGGTAGGGAGGGGGATGTGGGGCTACGTAGAGTCATGGTCCTCTCCATCAGTAACTGCCCTCCCAGCCAATTGCACGAACCCTCGGGGGCATCCGAATTGCGAAAGGAAAGTCAGGTAGAGGTCTCTAGATCAGACAGGAAACTGGAGATTGCGAGGTCAAGGGTCAAAGTCAGAATAGAAGTGGCAGGCAACAGAGGTGGCATACTAGCAGGGGTCAAAGGTCAGACCTTTGTGGTGCTCAAAGTGGGCCAGAGGTCATAGGTCTGCTGTGTGACTGTCAGTTCAGAGGCAAGATAGGTAGGGGAGCAGAGGGTTCCCACGCCAGGTCTCACCATCCGCAGCCCCCTCCAGGAGTggtggcagctgctcctcctcctcccgttcCTGCAGCCTGCGctctgcctccatctcctccATCAGTGCCAGATCTTCCTCAAACTGAGATGGCCGAGGTGTCTCATCCTCATCCCAGAGGCCCCCACGGGTCCGCTTCGGGGGcaccccaggccctgggcctgggcctggccgCCGCCTACCATCCATCCTGCTGGGCAAGTCAGGGCTAGATGAGAATTCCTGTCTTCTCCACGGCCTCCCGTGCACCCACCATGACTGTGAGCCTTTTAACGTTCTGGACTGCCTGAGAAGGCACGCCACCTACAGGCTCATGGGGTGCTGGCACATTCCAGGGGCTCAATAATCATTAGCTCATATAATTACATGCCACTCCCCACCCCGTCTAACCCTTTCCTCACATGCTCAAGCCCCCCACATCCTTTTGTCCCTGTTTAGTTGTCTCTGGCAGACCCCGTCCTGCCCTGCACACCCTCTCCCCATCACAGACCTGGGCCTTAGCATAGCCCTTTCTTTCCCATAAACCTCTGTCCTCAGTGCCCTCACCTACCCATCACCCCATCAGCCCAGGCCTTCATACAAAAAGCAGCTAGGAAGGGCCTCCTTCAGGACAGCTACTGTGCTGGGTGCCAGGGAATGGCCTAAAACACGAAACTGACTAGGCCCCTTCCCAGCGCAAAAGACTTCAGAGGCTTCCCATCCTATTTAAACACAAAACATAAACAGGagccctttttattttgaatgtataCCCTTCGCCCATGTTCCCCAAGTGTCAATATATTGCCCCTTTTACTTTCACTCCTCCTCTACCCTCTAATATAACATGCAGACATCAGATTACTtattttcctgaaccatttggGAGTTAACTGCAGATACTCTGAAGAACAAGTACATTCTCTTAAATAAACACGGTGCAATGATCAAATCCAGAACATTTAACAGCAActcaataataatataaagagCCCATTTTCCAATTTCTCTAATCATCCCCAAAATGCCCTTATGGTAACCGCCTCTCAATCCAGGATTCAAtgtagtaaacaaaacaaaaaccaaatagagacttttatatgtttgtatgttttcttagTGGGAACCTATAAGAAGTTATTTTGAGGGTATATTTTGACAAGATATGTGGATATAAAAGTACATATCCTCTGGTGGACTAGACAAAAGACTGTATTCAGATTAAGCCTATTCGCTGTGGTTCGGTAAGAGAATATTAAGTAAATACACACTCAAGTATTCAGGGGTAAATGGCCATGGCATATGCAAgctattctgaaaataattttttaaagcgtGCATGCAAATCATAAAGTACACAGGGTAAAATGTGAAAACAGGtgaatctgggtgaagggtacacagGTTCTTTGTACTATGCTTATTCTTTTAACCTTCCtgtaagtttgaaaatattaaaaaagaaaaagaaattttaaagcagtACACGTCTCCCAGTATCAAGCTGAGAAAGAGGGGATTATGGGAACCTAGAGCGGACCCCAGACACAGCTGGGAGGAAGAAACAGGAGGGGACAAGTCAGCTGTCCCAGGTTCAAGGGAACACTCTGGATGCCCTAACTATCCCCCCACATCCAGTCTCCCCTCGGTCCTTTCTGCAACATGCCCTGGGCCTTGGAGCTGCCACAGGTAGCCCAGCTCGAGACATTTCCCTGAGCATGGCTGGGGGCAGTCACACGACTAAGTTCTCTCTCGCAGACGAGGGTGACTGTAAGGCGTGGAAGTTCCAGGACAGCCTTACGAGAAAGCCTGCGTCCAGCCTTTTCCCACTTGCGGATGGCTAGCGCATGGATGTGGTGAGCCCACCTGGCTCCCTGGACCAAGGTCAACACTGCAGGGGACGCACAGATGGAAGGAATCTGGGCCCTCGACAACCTTCTGGAACACGTCCGCCTACCTTCGGATGGTCACGTGGAGAAAAAAACTTGTATCTTGCCTGGGTCACTGTGCTTTGGGGTCTCTGCTTTAGCAGCTTAGCCTAGACCCTGACAAATATAGCACAGAAAATTCTGAACTGATTGGAATATGTTATGGCAAATGTTTGGAGGTGGTATACAACGGAGTACTTGTCAGCGTTAAAAAGGATATACACACAGGGTGGACGCATCTCAAACATGTGTAatagaagccagacacacaagtaCACACTGCgggagtggggagtgactgctaatggacaTGGGGTTTCCTTTGGGGTGAGGAAAACgttctggaactagacagaggtgggGCTGCACAAGACTGTGAATGTACTACACGCCACTTActttacactttaaaatggttaatttcatctcaattttaaaaattagagtataTAAGTATGTTGTATGATGCCATTTCCACAAAGTTCTAGAATCAGCTGAACTAATTTATGGTGCTAGAAATCAGGTCAGTGGCTACTTCCAAGATGGGAGACTAACTGGGAAGGGGCACAAGGGAATTTTCTGGGGTGATGCAAATGTACTGTACATCCAACTGTATGCTTGAAACGGTCCGTTTCACTCTATGTAAATTAgacctcaattaaaaatataaacgtGAGGAGGCTGCAATTTCACATCCAGGGGTTTATGCCTCAGATATACTATCACATGATGAAAAACTGCCTTTACAAGGTTATTTCcggcagcattgtttgtaatccCAAAAGACTGGAAACTACCTAAATGTCCTCCCCTGGGggactatttaaataaatcacattacCTCCGTTCCACGGAATACTATGCAGCTGGATAAAGGAATGAGGAAGCACTCTATGTACTGATATGGAGGGCTCTCAAAGACGCATTGTTAGGCAGAGACAGCAAGGTGCAGGTGTATTTAGTGTTatcttttgtattaaaaaaatgtatctgagaAAATGTGGGCAGAGGAAGCTGAGGGGCTTACAGGAGCCCAAAGGAGAAGCCAGACCTGCCCTGGCAGAGGGAGGAACAAGAGGGCCAGCTGGCTGCCCTAGGTCAATGGGCTGTGGCCGGGAGGTGCGGTGGGAGTGAAGGTGTTACTGGGAGCAAAATCTAGATTCCTCTGCTAGTTCCCTATCACAGGCACCATCCCTTGTGCAGTCAGGTAAGGCAGCATCAGAAGGAAGGTCGCCCGTGTGACCCCTCTCGGCTGTCCAGGCACAGTTTGGCAAACGCTGTGCTCACTTCCTTTCTTGACCCTTCAGTAGCAGATACTGACCAGTGTCTGCAGCAGTAAACGCTGAGGGCCCACTCTGGGTCAGGCGCTGGTTTTTCTGTGACCCTTGGTGTTCTCATCCCATCTCACCCCATCTCACGTCTTAAATGCCATCTCTGCTGATCACTCCTGCCTTTgtctccagcccagacctctccCCAGGCTCCAGGCTGACAGATCCAGCTGCCCACTGTGAGGACATCTCTTCAAGCACCTGAGACGCCAAAGCCGGGCTCCTGATCTCACCGCAAACCTGCTCCTTGCACCTCCATGGTCTCCCCCAATTTGGTAAACAGCAGCTCCCATCAGGCCAAAAACCGTGGAGTCACTCCAACTTCTTCCACTCAGACCACACGCTCGCTCCATCGGCAAATCCTGTCAGCTGCCTTCCAACAGACCCAAGTCCCACGGCTTCTTAATTCCTGCCCGGCTCCCAGCCTGGCCCTCCACTCTCTAGACCCAAGTCCGACGGCTTCTTAGCTCCTGCCCGGCTCCCAGCCTGGCCCTCCACTCTCTAGACCCAAGTCCGACGGCTTCTTAGCTCCTGCCTGGCCCTCCACTCTCTAAGACTatttgcatctttattttgtacactgctgtttgtCTGTCTCCCCCTGCTGGAAGAGGAGCTCCATGAGGGCCCGGATCTGGCTGTTTTCTTTACTGAAGCACTGCAGGGGTCTAcagctgtgcctggcacatagagagCACTCAAGAAATATGTTTAATGGAGCCTCCGCCGTCTCCCTCATTCCACCCTGCTCCTCAGTGTATTCTCCACATGGCAGTCAGAAGGCTCTTGTACAAATATGTCGGATCAGCCCATCCCTCCTCTGCTCAGAGCCTGCTCCTATTTCCTGTCTCATTCTGTTAAAGCAAAATCCTCACCGTGCTGCACAAGCACAAGACGCTACATAATCACCCATTTCCTTTTGGATACCACCTCCGGCCCTCTCCCCCACCGCTCACTCGGCTCCAGCTACTTGCCAGTTCTCTGTTCCTTAAACACTCCCAGCTTGgtcctacctcaggacctttgcacaggctgttccctctgccctgccAAATGTTCTTCCCCAGATGTCTCCATGGCTTCCTCCTGCCCCTCTAGGTCTTTAATCGAATGTCACTTTTCAGTGAAGCCTGTTTAAAATGGCAGCCCCACTGTCCCATCCTGACGCTCTCCAATccctttccctgctttatttttcttgatggcACTTATCGCTGTCTGGTGCATAGTACCAGTTCTTATAGTTCTCCAAGTGTGGCCCCGGGTCTGCagcagcttcagcttcaggtgggAACTTGTTGGAATGCTAACTGTCAGGCCACTGCCCAGAACCACTGAATCTGGCCCTCGGGGATGGGGTTCAGCACTCTCTGGACTCAAG
It encodes:
- the POLD1 gene encoding DNA polymerase delta catalytic subunit, which translates into the protein MDGRRRPGPGPGPGVPPKRTRGGLWDEDETPRPSQFEEDLALMEEMEAERRLQEREEEEQLPPLLEGAADGQFSATALDARWRRPTPPHLDPCTEPLIFQQLEIDHYVGPAQPLPGAPPLSHSSVPVLRAFGVTDEGVSVCCHIHGFAPYFYTPAPPGFGPQHLSELQQELNTAISRDHRGGKELTGPAVLAVELCTRESMFGYQGHGPSQFLRITLALPRLVAPARRLLEQGVRVAGLGTPSFAPYEANVDFEIRFMVDADIVGCNWLELPAGKYVLRLEKKATLCQLEVDVLWSDVVSHPPEGQWQRIAPLRVLSFDIECAGRKGIFPEPERDPVIQICSLGLRWGEPEPFLRLALTLRPCAPILGAKVQSYEREEELLQAWAAFIRTMDPDVITGYNIQNFDLPYLISRAQTLKVHRFPFLGRVINLRSTIRDSSFQSKQTGRRDSKVVSMVGRVQMDMLQVLLREYKLRSYTLNAVSFHFLGEQKEDVQHSIITDLQNGNDQTRRRLAVYCLKDAFLPLRLLERLMVLVNAMEMARVTGVPLGYLLTRGQQVKVVSQLLRQAMREGLLMPVVKTEGGEDYTGATVIEPLKGYYDVPIATLDFSSLYPSIMMAHNLCYTTLLRPGAAQKLGLTEDQFIKTPTGDEFVKTSVRKGLLPQILENLLSARKRAKAELAKETDPLRRQVLDGRQLALKVSANSVYGFTGAQVGKLPCLEISQSVTGFGRQMIEKTKQLVESKYTVENGYSANAKVVYGDTDSVMCRFGVSSVADAMALGREAADWVSGHFPPPIRLEFEKVYFPYLLISKKRYAGLLFSSRPDAHDRMDCKGLEAVRRDNCPLVANLITSSLRRLLIDRDPTGAVAHAQDVISDLLCNRIDISQLVITKELTRAAADYAGKQAHVELAERMRKRDPGSAPSLGDRVPYVIISAAKGVAAYMKSEDPLFVLEHSLPIDTQYYLEQQLAKPLLRIFEPILGEGRAEAVLLRGDHTRCKTVLTGKVGGLLAFTRRQSCCIGCRTVLSHQGAVCKFCQPRESELYQKEVSHLNALEERFSRLWTQCQRCQGSLHEDVICTSRDCPIFYMRKKVRKDLEDQEQLLRRFGPPGPEVW